The Trichoderma atroviride chromosome 5, complete sequence genome contains a region encoding:
- a CDS encoding uncharacterized protein (EggNog:ENOG41) → MPPKLYSSQACRACRRLKRKCTREVPRCSLCHRLGKACEYAEPIAVEAASRINQALHVSTISPSRIHLNGNSTMPLPRPTQEFPLAFFLDSDDLAPQGVNAFSWSRQLDIQGIVAEHLKDDRAALCEEYLSTVHEWIPMVSRKRLFNELNNGSDDADGCLPILLLCMKAFTTRDCNSARDSPSYLLARSLCSEAESAGFLSLRLVQSLILLAAYELSHAIYPCAYSTLGRASRLGLLLGLHDRKNNKLFKSAETWTLREEQRRTWWAIFLLDRLMNIETNLPITVPEPARDELLPINDDDWDEGKIVPSEPLFTTSFSSLTSVGSFAKMCQAAHMLSRVMHHKASKKALQEVENLLPEAQALHSALSALHSSIEGHISGGILRKSAIIALSLCSSARLILYNLYGCNEPGAFVEQSRIAMETEMQKVSLDGIITISSNTVPAIARANIECPLIAQCLYHSATECAWFVREDHEPQMYNALEDIVRDLKLIGENWNVATEYLALLHQAGILSLISSETGSNTLTPSSG, encoded by the exons ATGCCACCAAAGCTTTACTCGTCTCAAGCCTGCCGAGCTTGTCG GCGCTTGAAGAGAAAGTGCACGCGGGAAGTTCCTAGATGTTCTTTG TGCCATCGTCTGGGAAAGGCTTGCGAGTACGCCGAGCCTATAGCAGTTGAAGCGGCCAGTCGCATTAATCAGGCTCTCCATGTTAGCACAATCTCTCCATCTAGGATACACCTGAACGGCAATTCTACCATGCCCCTCCCTAGGCCAACCCAAGAATTTcctttggcctttttcttggaCTCTGATGATTTAGCGCCCCAGGGAGTCAATGCTTTCTCATGGAGTCGCCAATTAGATATTCAAGGGATAGTGGCCGAGCATCTTAAGGATGATAGAGCCGCTTTATGCGAGGAATATCTCTCAACAGTGCACGAATGGATACCAATGGTCAGCCGGAAACGTCTTTTCAACGAGCTGAATAACGGTTCGGATGACGCGGATGGCTGTCTCCCTATTTTACTACTTTGCATGAAAGCATTCACCACGAGAGATTGCAATAGCGCCAGAGACTCTCCTTCATATTTGCTAGCCAGATCATTGTGTTCAGAAGCAGAATCGGCGGGGTTCTTATCTTTGAGATTGGTCCAGTCCCTCATACTCTTAGCAGCCTATGAGTTGTCTCATGCTATCTATCCTTGTGCGTACTCAACTCTTGGTCGGGCGTCAAGATTAGGCCTTCTGTTGGGTTTGCATGATAGGAAGAACAACAAACTTTTTAAAAGTGCCGAGACTTGGACACTTCGGGAAGAGCAGCGCCGGACGTGGTGGGCAATATTCCTGCTGGATAG ACTCATGAATATTGAAACGAATCTGCCAATCACGGTACCCGAACCCGCCCGGGATGAGTTGCTGCCAATTAATGACGATGACTGGGATGAAGGAAAGATTGTCCCCAGTGAACCGTTATTCACCACGTCATTCAGCAGCTTAACGTCTGTTGGATCCTTTGCCAAGATGTGCCAAGCTGCACATATGCTTAGCAGAGTCATGCACCacaaagcaagcaaaaaggcTTTACAAGAAGTTGAGAATCTCCTCCCAGAAGCTCAAGCGCTTCATTCGGCACTGTCAGCATTGCATAGCTCCATCGAAGGACACATCTCTGGAGGAATCCTGCGCAAATCCGCCATAATTGCACTCTCTCTTTGCAGCTCTGCCCGCCTTATTCTCTACAATCTCTATGGATGCAATGAGCCGGGCGCCTTCGTGGAGCAGAGTCGAATAGCcatggagacggagatgCAGAAGGTCAGTCTGGACGGAATCATAACCATCTCCTCGAATACCGTACCGGCGATTGCGCGTGCCAATATCGAGTGCCCTCTCATAGCGCAATGCTTGTACCACTCGGCCACGGAGTGTGCCTGGTTTGTCCGAGAAGACCACGAACCGCAAATGTACAACGCCTTGGAAGATATTGTACGAGATTTGAAGTTGATTGGCGAGAATTGGAACGTGGCAACGGAGTATCTCGCGTTACTCCATCAGGCCGGTATTCTAAGTCTGATTAGTTCTGAGACCGGCTCGAATACATTAACGCCATCATCAGGATGA
- a CDS encoding uncharacterized protein (EggNog:ENOG41~SECRETED:SignalP(1-19)), protein MKFSTLASIGLTGISTVLAAPSNVDTRTTNGAVFALTNAVNNAVIAFNRNADGTLTKTGEYPTGGHGQGVDFDSQGGLQLSADHKFLYAVNPASDEVTVYAVNGSSLKKIQSIYAGDQPLSITLSNNGFAYAMDGSVASTGIFGFKVNQKTGILSPITNSTIATSTPIGVPGTVTFSPDGRTLIVTNKVGSTIDQYAVAANGDAVLETTYASTGLRPFGAIFGKSNTLYVVESGLPAFGNAGLSTYHLNKADTNPLLKLVTKSEKNQQTDGCWVIVTPDEKFAFTASFITNAISSYKVAANGTATLIKEVAASPGEGTEPVDLALSADGQYLYNLQRGGGAISGWKIQADGSLKTLSNSFGAGQGIPVGDGASGLAAY, encoded by the coding sequence ATGAAGTTCTCTACTCTTGCTTCCATCGGCCTCACTGGCATCTCCACCGTCCTCGCTGCTCCAAGCAACGTCGACACTCGAACCACCAACGGCGCAGTCTTCGCCCTGACCAACGCCGTCAACAACGCAGTCATTGCTTTCAACCGCAACGCCGATGGCACATTAACCAAGACTGGCGAATACCCAACcggcggccatggccagggcGTCGACTTTGACTCCCAGGGCGGCCTTCAGCTCAGTGCTGATCACAAGTTCCTCTATGCCGTGAACCCGGCCAGTGATGAGGTTACCGTGTATGCAGTCAACGGCTCCAGCCTGAAGAAGATCCAGAGCATCTATGCTGGTGACCAGCCCCTGTCCATTACTCTGAGCAACAACGGGTTCGCCTATGCCATGGACGGCTCTGTTGCCTCAACaggcatctttggcttcaagGTCAACCAGAAAACTGGCATCCTTTCACCCATTACCAACTCCACCATTGCTACCAGCACTCCCATTGGCGTTCCAGGCACCGTCACCTTTTCCCCCGACGGCCGCACCCTCATCGTCACAAACAAGGTCGGCAGTACTATCGACCAGTACGCAGTGGCAGCCAACGGTGATGCTGTCCTGGAAACAACTTATGCATCCACCGGTCTTCGTCCCTTCGgagccatctttggcaagtCAAACACACTCTATGTTGTAGAGTCTGGTCTGCCTGCCTTCGGCAACGCTGGTCTATCAACATACCACCTGAACAAGGCCGATACGAACCCGCTCTTGAAGCTCGTCACCAAGTCTGAGAAGAACCAGCAAACTGACGGGTGCTGGGTCATTGTGACTCCCGATGAGAAGTTTGCCTTCACGGCCAGCTTCATCAccaatgccatctccagctacAAGGTTGCCGCCAACGGTACTGCCACTCTCATCAAGGAGGTTGCTGCCAGCCCCGGAGAGGGCACCGAGCCCGTCGATCTTGCTCTCAGCGCCGATGGCCAGTACCTGTACAACCTCCAGCGTGGCGGCGGTGCTATCTCCGGCTGGAAGATCCAGGCCGATGGTTCTCTCAAGACTCTGAGCAACTCTTTCGGCGCGGGACAGGGCATCcctgttggtgatggtgctTCTGGTCTAGCTGCATACTAA
- a CDS encoding uncharacterized protein (EggNog:ENOG41), translating into MTRRRRLKRKCTREVPRCSLCHRLGKACEYAEPIAVEAASRINQALHVSTISPSRIHLNGNSTMPLPRPTQEFPLAFFLDSDDLAPQGVNAFSWSRQLDIQGIVAEHLKDDRAALCEEYLSTVHEWIPMVSRKRLFNELNNGSDDADGCLPILLLCMKAFTTRDCNSARDSPSYLLARSLCSEAESAGFLSLRLVQSLILLAAYELSHAIYPCAYSTLGRASRLGLLLGLHDRKNNKLFKSAETWTLREEQRRTWWAIFLLDRLMNIETNLPITVPEPARDELLPINDDDWDEGKIVPSEPLFTTSFSSLTSVGSFAKMCQAAHMLSRVMHHKASKKALQEVENLLPEAQALHSALSALHSSIEGHISGGILRKSAIIALSLCSSARLILYNLYGCNEPGAFVEQSRIAMETEMQKVSLDGIITISSNTVPAIARANIECPLIAQCLYHSATECAWFVREDHEPQMYNALEDIVRDLKLIGENWNVATEYLALLHQAGILSLISSETGSNTLTPSSG; encoded by the exons ATGACTCGTCGCAGGCGCTTGAAGAGAAAGTGCACGCGGGAAGTTCCTAGATGTTCTTTG TGCCATCGTCTGGGAAAGGCTTGCGAGTACGCCGAGCCTATAGCAGTTGAAGCGGCCAGTCGCATTAATCAGGCTCTCCATGTTAGCACAATCTCTCCATCTAGGATACACCTGAACGGCAATTCTACCATGCCCCTCCCTAGGCCAACCCAAGAATTTcctttggcctttttcttggaCTCTGATGATTTAGCGCCCCAGGGAGTCAATGCTTTCTCATGGAGTCGCCAATTAGATATTCAAGGGATAGTGGCCGAGCATCTTAAGGATGATAGAGCCGCTTTATGCGAGGAATATCTCTCAACAGTGCACGAATGGATACCAATGGTCAGCCGGAAACGTCTTTTCAACGAGCTGAATAACGGTTCGGATGACGCGGATGGCTGTCTCCCTATTTTACTACTTTGCATGAAAGCATTCACCACGAGAGATTGCAATAGCGCCAGAGACTCTCCTTCATATTTGCTAGCCAGATCATTGTGTTCAGAAGCAGAATCGGCGGGGTTCTTATCTTTGAGATTGGTCCAGTCCCTCATACTCTTAGCAGCCTATGAGTTGTCTCATGCTATCTATCCTTGTGCGTACTCAACTCTTGGTCGGGCGTCAAGATTAGGCCTTCTGTTGGGTTTGCATGATAGGAAGAACAACAAACTTTTTAAAAGTGCCGAGACTTGGACACTTCGGGAAGAGCAGCGCCGGACGTGGTGGGCAATATTCCTGCTGGATAG ACTCATGAATATTGAAACGAATCTGCCAATCACGGTACCCGAACCCGCCCGGGATGAGTTGCTGCCAATTAATGACGATGACTGGGATGAAGGAAAGATTGTCCCCAGTGAACCGTTATTCACCACGTCATTCAGCAGCTTAACGTCTGTTGGATCCTTTGCCAAGATGTGCCAAGCTGCACATATGCTTAGCAGAGTCATGCACCacaaagcaagcaaaaaggcTTTACAAGAAGTTGAGAATCTCCTCCCAGAAGCTCAAGCGCTTCATTCGGCACTGTCAGCATTGCATAGCTCCATCGAAGGACACATCTCTGGAGGAATCCTGCGCAAATCCGCCATAATTGCACTCTCTCTTTGCAGCTCTGCCCGCCTTATTCTCTACAATCTCTATGGATGCAATGAGCCGGGCGCCTTCGTGGAGCAGAGTCGAATAGCcatggagacggagatgCAGAAGGTCAGTCTGGACGGAATCATAACCATCTCCTCGAATACCGTACCGGCGATTGCGCGTGCCAATATCGAGTGCCCTCTCATAGCGCAATGCTTGTACCACTCGGCCACGGAGTGTGCCTGGTTTGTCCGAGAAGACCACGAACCGCAAATGTACAACGCCTTGGAAGATATTGTACGAGATTTGAAGTTGATTGGCGAGAATTGGAACGTGGCAACGGAGTATCTCGCGTTACTCCATCAGGCCGGTATTCTAAGTCTGATTAGTTCTGAGACCGGCTCGAATACATTAACGCCATCATCAGGATGA
- a CDS encoding uncharacterized protein (EggNog:ENOG41), with protein sequence MASKFTVYTCGGSQWAQVSHLALAEKGIAENEYDVKEVDLFAADNFDPEYLKVNPNGTVPSITSPSLDKNIIESVDVVRWIDGLKGERTLVPSDAAAKSKAQAIIDLVHSFDGRTDTVLFHARNDEEMNAKRGTGFKDYLVKRQHRLIKEKEANPDHPFYGPKILDNGSLAKFYTEPIGEEHKQFYKDADEALKIWAKELERLDSLLVLPYAVGDSVTEADIHVTTWLSHAMWGVGSDLTQIQNFDTLEKFIQKSAPEFKFGRKTRKWWANITATASFKKVFPQLH encoded by the exons ATGGCGTCCAAA TTTACCGTATACACTTGTGGCGGCTCGCAGTGGGCCCAGGTGTCCCATCTTGCATTGGCGGAAAAAGGCATCGCGGAAAATGAGTATGATGTCAAGGAGGTTGATCTAT TTGCCGCCGACAATTTCGACCCTGAATACTTGAAGGTGAACCCCAACGGCACCGTGCCAAGCATCACTTCGCCTTCGCTGGACAAGAACATCATCGAGAGCGTAGATGTCGTCAGGTGGATTGATGGGCTCAAGGGAGAGCGCACTTTGGTGCCCTCggatgccgctgccaagagcaAGGCGCAGGCCATTATCGATCTTGTCCACTCATTCGATGGAAGAACCGACACTGTCCTCTTCCACGCCCGGAacgatgaagagatgaatgCCAAGAGAGGCACCGGCTTCAAGGATTACCTGGTGAAACGCCAGCACAGGCttatcaaggagaaggaggccaATCCAGATCATCCATTCTATGGACCCAAGATCCTGGACAATGGCTCCCTCGCCAAATTCTATACGGAACCCATTGGAGAGGAGCACAAGCAGTTCTACAAGGACGCCGACGAAGCCCTGAAAATCTGGGCCAAAGAGCTGGAGCGGCTGGACTCTCTCCTGGTACTGCCGTATGCAGTGGGTGATTCTGTCACGGAGGCTGATATCCACGTCACAACATGGCTGTCGCACGCAATGTGGGGAGTCGGCTCGGATTTGACCCAGATTCAGAATTTCGACACCCTGGAGAAGTTTATCCAAAAGTCGGCTCCTGAGTTCAAGTTTGGTAGGAAGACACGGAAATGGTGGGCCAATATCACCGCCACGGCGTCCTTCAAGAAGGTATTCCCGCAACTGCATTAA
- a CDS encoding uncharacterized protein (EggNog:ENOG41~TransMembrane:11 (n18-29c34/35o63-83i95-113o119-140i160-178o184-205i276-297o317-337i344-364o376-400i412-433o445-464i)~SECRETED:SignalP(1-37)) yields MLRKTPTGTWIPAWVPESTATVSILLLVCSMVQSATGGYDGSMLNGLNILPAYTNYFHLDNPAFTGLNTASVFIGGFFGPIGAGVMTDRLGRRPAIFWGSVVTLLGILLQTAAQNIAMFVIARIILGWGSAISSVAGGVYLSETFASRYRAWGVGILNNFYYVGSLIAAGVTLGTGQWQSTWAWRLPSLLQGVFSFACILVLPFIPESPRWLVSKERYEDARLSVAQTNADGDITNPIVVAVYKEIVDTLEWEKKNDMTMSPREIIKSPTARKRTLIGASVGPFSCIAGNVIASYYLGNELDTAGITDPNQQLKANVVLNVWCLFCAFGGTHLAAVWGRKPTALLSQGLLIVCMFIIGGLTKIYQDNPDGASKSLVYGDVAVMFLFQGIYSIAWTPLLFLYPPEIMNYPIRANGLALSGFALNGLALLLTFVMPIALTNITWKTYIINGSWDIITFFLIYIYWVETKGKTLEEIDAIFEGEKHSSVPDIEDIRTGRKTVDVTQIELELHEDVGLKEHEA; encoded by the exons ATGCTTCGCAAAACTCCGACTGGGACTTGGATCCCAGCCTGGGTCCCCGAATCTACCGCCACGGTTTCGATTCTTTTGTTGGTCTGCTCCATGGTCCAGTCTGCTACCGGTGGCTATGATGGCTCCATGCTCAACGGCCTCAATATCTTACCTGCGTATACAAATTATTTCCACCTCGACAACCCTGCATTTACCGGCCTCAACACCGCCTCTGTATTCATCGGCGGCTTCTTTGGACCTATTGGGGCTGGTGTCATGACCGATCGCCTCGGTCGCCGGCCCGCCATTTTCTGGGGCTCGGTGGTTACGCTGCTGGGGATTCTTCTGCAGACTGCGGCGCAGAATATTGCAATGTTTGTCATTGCGAGAATCATCCTGGGCTGGGGCAGCGCGATTTCCTCGGTCGCTGGAGGCGTCTATCTCAGCGAGACATTTGCGAGCAGATATCGTGCATGGGGCGTAGGA ATCCTGAATAACTTTTACTACGTCGGCTCGTTAATTGCTGCTGGAGTCACTCTCGGCACCGGCCAGTGGCAGTCCACCTGGGCTTGGCGGCTgccatctcttctccaagGCGTCTTTTCGTTTGCGTGTATTCTCGTGCTGCCCTTTATTCCCGAATCGCCACGTTGGTTGGTCAGCAAGGAGCGCTATGAGGATGCCCGTCTATCTGTCGCCCAAACGAATGCCGATGGCGACATCACCAATCCCATCGTGGTGGCTGTCTACAAAGAGATTGTCGACACTCTcgagtgggagaagaagaacgacaTGACTATGAGTCCTCGGGAGATAATAAAATCTCCGACAGCACGCAAGAGAACGCTGATTGGCGCTTCGGTCGGGCCCTTCTCATGCATTGCCGGAAATGTCATCGCGTCCTACTATCTCGGAAACGAGCTTGACACGGCTGGTATCACGGATCCAAATCAACAACTGAAAGCT AATGTTGTCCTCAACGTCTGGTGCCTCTTTTGCGCATTTGGAGGGACTCACCTAGCGGCAGTATGGGGTCGAAAGCCCACTGCGTTGCTTTCACAAGGTCTCCTCATTGTTTGCATGTTCATCATTGGCGGCCTGACCAAGATATATCAAGACAACCCGGATGGCGCCTCTAAAAGCTTGGTGTATGGTGACGTCGCTGTGATGTTCCTCTTTCAGGGAATTTATTCCATCGCTTGGACACCTCTATTGTTTCTTTATCCACCCGAGATTATGAACTATCCCATCCGAGCCAACGGATTGGCATTATCAGGATTCGCTTTGAATGGATTAGC TTTGCTTCTCACATTTGTCATGCCCATTGCGCTTACAAACATTACATGGAAGACATACATTATCAACGGGTCGTGGGATATCATCACATTCTTCTTAATT TATATCTACTGGGTagaaacaaaaggaaaaacacTAGAGGAAATTGATGCCATTTTCGAGGGAGAGAAGCATTCATCTGTGCCTGACATTGAGGATATTCGAACAGGCAGGAAGACCGTGGACGTAACACAGATAGAGCTTGAGCTTCACGAGGATGTTGGATTAAAGGAGCATGAAGCTTGA
- a CDS encoding uncharacterized protein (EggNog:ENOG41~MEROPS:MER0167712) translates to MQMSKRPVIAVAGLACETSTFSPAVTLAPAFHPKRGDEIVERYDFLHGDTSLGVEAEWKGALIGHALPGGIVTRDAFEALSKEIVERLQVIVSENKVDGLWFDIHGAMCVQELDDVEAELLRRVRAVIGPDVIVSASMDLHGNVSRELAHMCDLITCYRMAPHEDAMDTKERACRNLVNVLKGKEPGRRPLKAWIPVPILLPGEQTSTRDEPAKHIYAAVPEVEAVEGVLDAAIWVGYAWADEPRNRAAIVVTGWDEGAVSQGAEKLAKLFWDARADFKFVAPTGSFAECLDAAVKSPPQERPYFISDSGDNPTAGGSGDMTWGLTKLLERPEFKSPDSGYTVIYASVPGPKAIETAVAAGIDAVVTVTAGAEVDDTHAPPLTMTGRVHSIKHGDRDAETEVVLQVGSVYAILTKLRKPYHKEKDFTDLNLLPRSADVVIVKIGYLEPQLYDMAKGWMLGLTPGGVDQDLKRLGHHRIRRPMWPFDEDFDKKPDLKTVWIDKSNESLRGPDI, encoded by the coding sequence ATGCAAATGTCGAAGCGGCCTGTTATCGCGGTGGCCGGCCTTGCCTGCGAGACGTCGACCTTTTCCCCTGCCGTCACCCTTGCCCCGGCCTTTCACCCCAAGCGCGGCGACGAGATTGTCGAGCGATACGACTTTCTTCATGGCGATACGTCGCTGGGGGTAGAGGCGGAGTGGAAGGGCGCCCTCATCGGACATGCGCTTCCTGGAGGGATTGTAACTCGCGATGCGTTTGAGGCGCTCTCCAAGGAGATTGTAGAGAGGCTGCAGGTGATTGTTTCGGAGAACAAGGTCGATGGCTTGTGGTTTGATATCCACGGCGCCATGTGCGTGCAAGAGCTGGACGATGTCGAAGCTGAGCTCCTGCGACGTGTCCGCGCTGTCATCGGGCCAGATGTCATTGTGTCGGCGTCAATGGATCTCCACGGCAATGTCTCGCGAGAACTGGCGCACATGTGCGATCTCATCACCTGCTACCGCATGGCACCGCACGAAGACGCCATGGACACCAAAGAGCGGGCGTGTCGCAATCTTGTCAACGTGCTCAAGGGCAAAGAGCCGGGCAGGCGACCTCTCAAGGCCTGGATCCCCGTTCCCATTCTGCTTCCCGGCGAGCAGACTTCGACGCGAGACGAGCCGGCAAAACACATCTACGCGGCTGTGCCCGAAGTTGAGGCGGTGGAAGGCGTGTTGGACGCGGCAATTTGGGTGGGATATGCTTGGGCTGATGAGCCGAGGAATCGCGCTGCCATTGTGGTTACGGGATGGGACGAAGGCGCGGTTTCTCAAGGAGCTGAGAAACTGGCCAAGTTATTCTGGGATGCACGAGCCGACTTCAAATTTGTTGCGCCTACTGGCAGTTTTGCCGAATGTTTGGATGCGGCCGTCAAGTCGCCTCCTCAAGAGCGCCCGTACTTCATCTCTGACTCTGGCGATAATCCAACGGCTGGAGGCTCGGGCGACATGACTTGGGGACTCACAAAGTTGCTTGAGCGGCCAGAGTTCAAATCGCCTGATTCCGGATATACAGTGATATATGCCAGCGTTCCAGGGCCAAAGGCCATCGAAACGGCCGTTGCTGCGGGCATTGACGCCGTGGTTACAGTGACTGCCGGCGCCGAGGTTGATGACACTCACGCGCCTCCACTGACAATGACTGGTCGCGTTCATTCCATCAAGCATGGCGATCGAGATGCCGAGACCGAAGTCGTTTTGCAGGTCGGCTCAGTGTACGCCATTTTGACAAAGCTCCGAAAGCCATACCACAAGGAAAAGGACTTTACCGATCTTAATCTCCTTCCGAGATCAGCTGATGTTGTCATTGTGAAGATTGGATACCTTGAGCCGCAGCTGTATGACATGGCAAAGGGCTGGATGCTGGGATTGACGCCGGGTGGCGTTGATCAGGATTTGAAGAGATTGGGGCATCATCGGATACGGAGGCCCATGTGGCCTTTTGATGAGGATTTTGACAAGAAGCCTGATCTGAAAACGGTCTGGATTGATAAGTCAAATGAGTCGCTAAGGGGTCCGGATATTTAG
- a CDS encoding uncharacterized protein (EggNog:ENOG41), translating into MASTVLPKKIWFITGASSGLGLSMALSALRAGHRVIGTGRNIEKAAAEHPEFAQLGGQWLQLDVSQPGAERTIQDIVNLEEQRFSTRNEQPHWVAVNNAGATLIGAVEDMSDNQIQQYLQTNVLGFIRVWKALLPTLRRNRTGTLISISSIFGFVPKAEHMLYSAVKATTESLTESYATLLEPFGIKTMIVEPGGFRTPFAGNNSKSDGGISADYESKMQAWIGVIDAAQRDDMMLTGDPVKFGHRVVDAVESQGLFESLWAKHDKSKALRILLGTDCYGLFKERVEDLQQGYIDMAEVAHSANVDE; encoded by the coding sequence ATGGCATCCACCGTCTTGCCCAAGAAAATATGGTTCATCACCGGCGCATCCTCAGGCCTTGGCCTCAGCATGGCTCTGTCTGCCCTCCGTGCTGGCCACCGCGTCATTGGCACCGGCCGTAACATTGAGAAAGCTGCGGCAGAACATCCAGAGTTTGCTCAACTTGGCGGCCAATGGCTCCAGCTCGATGTATCTCAGCCAGGCGCTGAACGAACTATACAAGACATCGTAAACCTGGAAGAGCAGCGTTTTAGCACCAGGAATGAGCAACCCCACTGGGTTGCCGTGAACAATGCTGGAGCTACTCTGATCGGAGCAGTGGAAGACATGAGCGACAATCAGATTCAGCAGTATTTGCAGACCAATGTGTTGGGCTTCATTCGTGTATGGAAGGCTCTGCTGCCGACTCTACGCCGCAACCGCACAGGCACTCTCATCAGcatttcttccatctttggTTTTGTCCCAAAGGCAGAGCACATGCTCTATAGCGCTGTCAAAGCGACTACCGAGTCTCTGACTGAATCGTACGCGACTCTGCTCGAGCCGTTTGGCATCAAGACTATGATTGTGGAGCCTGGCGGCTTCAGAACCCCCTTTGCAGGCAACAACTCCAAGTCGGATGGCGGTATCTCGGCGGATTACGAATCCAAGATGCAAGCTTGGATTGGCGTTATAGATGCAGCGCAAAGGGATGATATGATGCTGACGGGAGATCCTGTCAAATTTGGCCACAGAGTTGTTGACGCCGTTGAGAGCCAAGGTTTATTTGAGAGTCTCTGGGCAAAGCACGATAAAAGCAAAGCTTTGAGAATCTTGTTGGGAACAGACTGTTATGGTTTGTTCAAGGAAAGGGTTGAGGATTTGCAGCAAGGATATATCGATATGGCTGAGGTGGCTCACTCGGCAAATGTAGATGAGTAG